From Alosa sapidissima isolate fAloSap1 chromosome 7, fAloSap1.pri, whole genome shotgun sequence, the proteins below share one genomic window:
- the LOC121712886 gene encoding chymotrypsin-like elastase family member 2A isoform X1, translating to MCINVCVCVCACACVAYGCGLPTFPPVVTRVVGGVDARAHSWPWQISLQYTRNGNWYHTCGGTLISADWVLTAAHCISSSSNTYRVALGKHDLTVTEEAAQFINAAKIIEHENYNILLSRNDIALIKLQTPVTVSHTIMPACLPDAGHVLDHDFPCYVTGWGRLWTDGPGADVLQQALLPVVDHATCSQSDWWSVLATDDMVCAGGDGQVAGCNGDSGGPLNCQSPDGSWEVHGVVSFGSGTGCNVHQKPTVFMQVSSYIDWINATVANN from the exons atgtgtattaatgtgtgtgtgtgtgtgtgtgcgtgtgcgtgtgtagcctACGGTTGTGGGCTGCCCACATTCCCCCCTGTGGTGACGAGGGTGGTGGGAGGAGTGGATGCCAGAGCCCACAGCTGGCCCTGGCAG atctcTCTGCAATACACCAGAAATGGCAACTGGTACCACACCTGTGGAGGAACCCTCATCTCTGCTGACTGGGTCCTCACTGCTGCCCACtgcatcag cagcagcagcaacacctACCGTGTGGCCCTGGGGAAACACGATCTGACAGTGACCGAGGAGGCCGCTCAGTTCATCAACGCCGCCAAGATCATCGAACACGAGAACTACAACATCCTCCTCAGCCG tAACGACATTGCTCTGATCAAGCTGCAGACCCCTGTGACCGTTTCTCACACCATCATGCCCGCCTGTCTGCCCGATGCTGGACACGTCCTCGACCACGACTTCCCCTGCTACGTCACCGGCTGGGGACGCCTGTGGA cggACGGTCCCGGTGCTGATGTCCTGCAGCAGGCTCTGCTCCCGGTGGTGGACCACGCCACCTGCTCCCAGTCCGACTGGTGGTCAGTGCTGGCCACTGATGACATGGTGTGTGCAGGGGGGGACGGACAAGTGGCTGGCTGCAAC GGTGACTCAGGGGGACCTCTGAACTGCCAGAGTCCAGATGGATCATGGGAAGTCCATGGCGTTGTGAGCTTCGGGTCGGGAACAGGCTGCAACGTCCACCAGAAACCCACAGTCTTCATGCAGGTCAGCTCCTACATCGACTGGATCAACGCG ACTGTGGCCAACAACTGA
- the LOC121712886 gene encoding chymotrypsin-like elastase family member 2A isoform X2, translating into MCINVCVCVCACACVAYGCGLPTFPPVVTRVVGGVDARAHSWPWQISLQYTRNGNWYHTCGGTLISADWVLTAAHCISSSNTYRVALGKHDLTVTEEAAQFINAAKIIEHENYNILLSRNDIALIKLQTPVTVSHTIMPACLPDAGHVLDHDFPCYVTGWGRLWTDGPGADVLQQALLPVVDHATCSQSDWWSVLATDDMVCAGGDGQVAGCNGDSGGPLNCQSPDGSWEVHGVVSFGSGTGCNVHQKPTVFMQVSSYIDWINATVANN; encoded by the exons atgtgtattaatgtgtgtgtgtgtgtgtgtgcgtgtgcgtgtgtagcctACGGTTGTGGGCTGCCCACATTCCCCCCTGTGGTGACGAGGGTGGTGGGAGGAGTGGATGCCAGAGCCCACAGCTGGCCCTGGCAG atctcTCTGCAATACACCAGAAATGGCAACTGGTACCACACCTGTGGAGGAACCCTCATCTCTGCTGACTGGGTCCTCACTGCTGCCCACtgcatcag cagcagcaacacctACCGTGTGGCCCTGGGGAAACACGATCTGACAGTGACCGAGGAGGCCGCTCAGTTCATCAACGCCGCCAAGATCATCGAACACGAGAACTACAACATCCTCCTCAGCCG tAACGACATTGCTCTGATCAAGCTGCAGACCCCTGTGACCGTTTCTCACACCATCATGCCCGCCTGTCTGCCCGATGCTGGACACGTCCTCGACCACGACTTCCCCTGCTACGTCACCGGCTGGGGACGCCTGTGGA cggACGGTCCCGGTGCTGATGTCCTGCAGCAGGCTCTGCTCCCGGTGGTGGACCACGCCACCTGCTCCCAGTCCGACTGGTGGTCAGTGCTGGCCACTGATGACATGGTGTGTGCAGGGGGGGACGGACAAGTGGCTGGCTGCAAC GGTGACTCAGGGGGACCTCTGAACTGCCAGAGTCCAGATGGATCATGGGAAGTCCATGGCGTTGTGAGCTTCGGGTCGGGAACAGGCTGCAACGTCCACCAGAAACCCACAGTCTTCATGCAGGTCAGCTCCTACATCGACTGGATCAACGCG ACTGTGGCCAACAACTGA
- the tmem51a gene encoding transmembrane protein 51a isoform X1: MCRQGSMTMSQSTAGEGTTAQPAANSGSQYALCALGVGLVALGIVMIVWSVVPVDGTTNSSRPGLDAQGRTSSVAFVLVGAGVTMLLLSLCLGIRNKQRRAGEPAHGLPTAYDTQASIEDSAHVLEERFTVPSYDEVVGGSAPFPSDTPPAGRSNSASQLPSYEDVLEGGQVVVVDVSLPQPNAATGGRWNGRATHKLLPLKIRSIKSEKLRLKGASSAPNSPQPVTVFSIEPLTPPPQYDDKPPQL; encoded by the exons ATGTGCAG acaGGGGTCCATGACCATGAGCCAGTCCACGGCGGGCGAGGGCACGACTGCCCAGCCTGCGGCTAACTCGGGCTCCCAGTATGCCCTGTGTGCGCTGGGCGTGGGCCTGGTTGCGCTGGGCATCGTGATGATCGTGTGGAGCGTGGTGCCCGTGGACGGCACCACCAACAGCAGCCGGCCGGGCCTGGACGCGCAGGGACGCACCTCCTCGGTGGCCTTCGTGCTGGTGGGCGCCGGAGTGACCatgctgctgctctcactgtgcCTGGGCATCAGGAACAAGCAGCGACGCGCAGGGGAGCCGGCCCACGGACTGCCCACTGCCTACGACACACAGGCCTCTATAGAGGACTCTGCCCAcgt actggaGGAGCGCTTCACGGTGCCCAGCTATGATGAGGTGGTTGGTGGCAGCGCTCCGTTCCCCTCCGACACGCCCCCTGCTGGCCGGAGCAACAGCGCGTCCCAGCTGCCCTCGTACGAGGATGTGTTGGAGGGAGgccaggtggtggtggtggacgtCAGCCTGCCCCAGCCCAACGCGGCCACCGGGGGGCGCTGGAACGGACGCGCCACCCACAAGCTGCTGCCCCTCAAGATCCGCAGCATCAAGTCGGAGAAGCTGCGCCTGAAGGGTGCGTCCAGCGCGCCGAATTCTCCGCAGCCCGTCACCGTCTTCAGCATTGAGCCGCTGACCCCCCCGCCACAGTACGACGACAAGCCCCCCCAGCTCTGA
- the LOC121712886 gene encoding chymotrypsin-like elastase family member 2A isoform X3 — protein sequence MLKLVFLAALLTEAYGCGLPTFPPVVTRVVGGVDARAHSWPWQISLQYTRNGNWYHTCGGTLISADWVLTAAHCISSSSNTYRVALGKHDLTVTEEAAQFINAAKIIEHENYNILLSRNDIALIKLQTPVTVSHTIMPACLPDAGHVLDHDFPCYVTGWGRLWTDGPGADVLQQALLPVVDHATCSQSDWWSVLATDDMVCAGGDGQVAGCNGDSGGPLNCQSPDGSWEVHGVVSFGSGTGCNVHQKPTVFMQVSSYIDWINATVANN from the exons ATGCTGAAGTTAGTGTTTCTCGCAGCTCTTTTGACGGAAG cctACGGTTGTGGGCTGCCCACATTCCCCCCTGTGGTGACGAGGGTGGTGGGAGGAGTGGATGCCAGAGCCCACAGCTGGCCCTGGCAG atctcTCTGCAATACACCAGAAATGGCAACTGGTACCACACCTGTGGAGGAACCCTCATCTCTGCTGACTGGGTCCTCACTGCTGCCCACtgcatcag cagcagcagcaacacctACCGTGTGGCCCTGGGGAAACACGATCTGACAGTGACCGAGGAGGCCGCTCAGTTCATCAACGCCGCCAAGATCATCGAACACGAGAACTACAACATCCTCCTCAGCCG tAACGACATTGCTCTGATCAAGCTGCAGACCCCTGTGACCGTTTCTCACACCATCATGCCCGCCTGTCTGCCCGATGCTGGACACGTCCTCGACCACGACTTCCCCTGCTACGTCACCGGCTGGGGACGCCTGTGGA cggACGGTCCCGGTGCTGATGTCCTGCAGCAGGCTCTGCTCCCGGTGGTGGACCACGCCACCTGCTCCCAGTCCGACTGGTGGTCAGTGCTGGCCACTGATGACATGGTGTGTGCAGGGGGGGACGGACAAGTGGCTGGCTGCAAC GGTGACTCAGGGGGACCTCTGAACTGCCAGAGTCCAGATGGATCATGGGAAGTCCATGGCGTTGTGAGCTTCGGGTCGGGAACAGGCTGCAACGTCCACCAGAAACCCACAGTCTTCATGCAGGTCAGCTCCTACATCGACTGGATCAACGCG ACTGTGGCCAACAACTGA
- the LOC121712886 gene encoding chymotrypsin-like elastase family member 2A isoform X4 → MLKLVFLAALLTEAYGCGLPTFPPVVTRVVGGVDARAHSWPWQISLQYTRNGNWYHTCGGTLISADWVLTAAHCISSSNTYRVALGKHDLTVTEEAAQFINAAKIIEHENYNILLSRNDIALIKLQTPVTVSHTIMPACLPDAGHVLDHDFPCYVTGWGRLWTDGPGADVLQQALLPVVDHATCSQSDWWSVLATDDMVCAGGDGQVAGCNGDSGGPLNCQSPDGSWEVHGVVSFGSGTGCNVHQKPTVFMQVSSYIDWINATVANN, encoded by the exons ATGCTGAAGTTAGTGTTTCTCGCAGCTCTTTTGACGGAAG cctACGGTTGTGGGCTGCCCACATTCCCCCCTGTGGTGACGAGGGTGGTGGGAGGAGTGGATGCCAGAGCCCACAGCTGGCCCTGGCAG atctcTCTGCAATACACCAGAAATGGCAACTGGTACCACACCTGTGGAGGAACCCTCATCTCTGCTGACTGGGTCCTCACTGCTGCCCACtgcatcag cagcagcaacacctACCGTGTGGCCCTGGGGAAACACGATCTGACAGTGACCGAGGAGGCCGCTCAGTTCATCAACGCCGCCAAGATCATCGAACACGAGAACTACAACATCCTCCTCAGCCG tAACGACATTGCTCTGATCAAGCTGCAGACCCCTGTGACCGTTTCTCACACCATCATGCCCGCCTGTCTGCCCGATGCTGGACACGTCCTCGACCACGACTTCCCCTGCTACGTCACCGGCTGGGGACGCCTGTGGA cggACGGTCCCGGTGCTGATGTCCTGCAGCAGGCTCTGCTCCCGGTGGTGGACCACGCCACCTGCTCCCAGTCCGACTGGTGGTCAGTGCTGGCCACTGATGACATGGTGTGTGCAGGGGGGGACGGACAAGTGGCTGGCTGCAAC GGTGACTCAGGGGGACCTCTGAACTGCCAGAGTCCAGATGGATCATGGGAAGTCCATGGCGTTGTGAGCTTCGGGTCGGGAACAGGCTGCAACGTCCACCAGAAACCCACAGTCTTCATGCAGGTCAGCTCCTACATCGACTGGATCAACGCG ACTGTGGCCAACAACTGA
- the tmem51a gene encoding transmembrane protein 51a isoform X2, whose product MTMSQSTAGEGTTAQPAANSGSQYALCALGVGLVALGIVMIVWSVVPVDGTTNSSRPGLDAQGRTSSVAFVLVGAGVTMLLLSLCLGIRNKQRRAGEPAHGLPTAYDTQASIEDSAHVLEERFTVPSYDEVVGGSAPFPSDTPPAGRSNSASQLPSYEDVLEGGQVVVVDVSLPQPNAATGGRWNGRATHKLLPLKIRSIKSEKLRLKGASSAPNSPQPVTVFSIEPLTPPPQYDDKPPQL is encoded by the exons ATGACCATGAGCCAGTCCACGGCGGGCGAGGGCACGACTGCCCAGCCTGCGGCTAACTCGGGCTCCCAGTATGCCCTGTGTGCGCTGGGCGTGGGCCTGGTTGCGCTGGGCATCGTGATGATCGTGTGGAGCGTGGTGCCCGTGGACGGCACCACCAACAGCAGCCGGCCGGGCCTGGACGCGCAGGGACGCACCTCCTCGGTGGCCTTCGTGCTGGTGGGCGCCGGAGTGACCatgctgctgctctcactgtgcCTGGGCATCAGGAACAAGCAGCGACGCGCAGGGGAGCCGGCCCACGGACTGCCCACTGCCTACGACACACAGGCCTCTATAGAGGACTCTGCCCAcgt actggaGGAGCGCTTCACGGTGCCCAGCTATGATGAGGTGGTTGGTGGCAGCGCTCCGTTCCCCTCCGACACGCCCCCTGCTGGCCGGAGCAACAGCGCGTCCCAGCTGCCCTCGTACGAGGATGTGTTGGAGGGAGgccaggtggtggtggtggacgtCAGCCTGCCCCAGCCCAACGCGGCCACCGGGGGGCGCTGGAACGGACGCGCCACCCACAAGCTGCTGCCCCTCAAGATCCGCAGCATCAAGTCGGAGAAGCTGCGCCTGAAGGGTGCGTCCAGCGCGCCGAATTCTCCGCAGCCCGTCACCGTCTTCAGCATTGAGCCGCTGACCCCCCCGCCACAGTACGACGACAAGCCCCCCCAGCTCTGA